The Halogranum gelatinilyticum genome includes a window with the following:
- a CDS encoding PAS domain-containing response regulator encodes MHPWQSGDIAPFGDDERAIRVLVVDDDEAMADLSATFLERELDALEATALTDPTAVLDELADREYDCLVSDYDMPDLDGLGLLECLREADVSIPFVLFTGKGSEEIASKAISAGVDEYLQKGGTEEYPVLAKQVANLVEKHRAEKQVRRSFLAIESAQEGIGILDENGVYRYMNEAYASVYGRDRADLVGSHWGVLYPESEARRFEEEILPELVEEGTWRGISTGIAKDGRMIPEQLVLTQMDDGGHVCIVRDLTAEGAATAGRQLESRALDVVAVGVHIVDTSADDEPIVYVNDAFRTMAEASADDLVGTNWRTRYDDGEQVDRMASAMENGESVVAEPVLATASTGQFRVQVELTPIRDDGGTVTHVVAAHTDVTKRPPSAASDG; translated from the coding sequence ATGCATCCGTGGCAGTCAGGTGACATCGCTCCTTTCGGTGACGACGAGCGAGCGATACGCGTCCTCGTTGTCGACGACGACGAGGCGATGGCCGACCTGTCGGCAACGTTTCTGGAGCGCGAACTCGACGCGCTCGAAGCGACGGCTCTGACGGACCCGACCGCGGTGCTCGACGAACTCGCCGACCGCGAGTACGACTGCCTCGTCAGCGACTACGATATGCCCGACCTCGACGGACTGGGACTGTTGGAGTGCCTACGCGAGGCGGACGTGTCCATCCCGTTCGTCCTCTTCACCGGCAAGGGCAGCGAGGAAATCGCGAGCAAGGCCATCTCGGCGGGCGTCGACGAATATCTCCAGAAGGGCGGGACCGAGGAGTATCCCGTCCTCGCGAAGCAGGTGGCGAACCTCGTCGAGAAACACCGGGCGGAGAAGCAGGTCCGGCGGAGCTTCCTCGCCATCGAATCGGCACAGGAAGGCATCGGAATTCTCGACGAGAACGGCGTCTACCGATATATGAACGAGGCGTACGCGTCCGTCTACGGCCGTGACCGCGCGGACCTCGTCGGCTCGCACTGGGGGGTGTTGTATCCCGAGTCGGAAGCCCGCCGCTTCGAAGAGGAGATTCTCCCCGAACTGGTCGAGGAGGGGACGTGGCGGGGCATCTCGACCGGTATCGCGAAGGACGGACGGATGATTCCCGAGCAGTTGGTGTTGACACAGATGGACGACGGCGGCCACGTCTGTATCGTCCGCGACCTCACGGCCGAGGGGGCGGCGACGGCTGGCCGCCAACTGGAGAGCCGGGCACTGGACGTCGTGGCCGTCGGCGTCCACATCGTCGATACGAGCGCGGACGACGAACCGATCGTCTACGTCAACGACGCTTTCCGGACGATGGCCGAGGCGAGCGCGGACGACCTCGTCGGGACGAACTGGCGGACGCGCTACGACGACGGCGAACAGGTCGACCGGATGGCGTCGGCGATGGAGAACGGCGAGTCGGTCGTCGCCGAACCGGTGCTGGCGACGGCCTCGACGGGACAGTTCCGCGTGCAGGTCGAGCTGACGCCCATCAGAGACGACGGCGGGACCGTGACGCACGTCGTCGCCGCCCACACCGACGTGACGAAGCGTCCGCCGTCGGCCGCCAGCGACGGCTGA
- a CDS encoding carbohydrate kinase family protein, whose product MSRVICAGHVNWDITLRVDRLPEPDGEASIRAQTGAGGGSAANVAAGLAGLDVPVSLLGSVGDDDHGRATTKELAESGVDCDPVRTAAGETAVKYLVVDADGEVFVLGCSGVNEAFRADDLSETLLADADVLHLTSQRPKTAAALAERAADAGLLVSFDPGRRLGERDYSATLERADLVFLNDREATTALDQWDAGPDGTTTVVLKHGARGGEVRRGDDVSSDDQNRRGDDAVVSHPGFAVDPVDTTGAGDAFAAGFLASRLRGDDDSTALAVANACGALAARAAGARTAISWNAVADLVDG is encoded by the coding sequence ATGTCGCGCGTCATCTGTGCGGGCCACGTCAACTGGGACATCACGCTCCGCGTCGATCGGCTGCCGGAGCCGGACGGCGAGGCGTCCATCCGGGCGCAGACCGGCGCGGGCGGCGGGAGCGCGGCCAACGTCGCCGCCGGGCTGGCCGGTCTCGACGTGCCCGTCTCGCTGCTCGGCAGCGTCGGCGACGACGACCACGGCCGCGCGACCACCAAGGAACTCGCCGAGAGCGGCGTCGACTGCGATCCGGTTCGGACCGCTGCGGGCGAGACGGCGGTCAAGTATCTCGTCGTCGACGCCGACGGCGAGGTGTTCGTCCTCGGCTGCTCGGGCGTCAACGAAGCGTTCCGCGCGGACGATCTCTCGGAGACGCTGCTCGCCGACGCCGACGTTCTCCATCTGACGAGCCAACGGCCGAAGACGGCCGCAGCACTGGCCGAGCGGGCGGCAGACGCCGGTCTCCTCGTCAGCTTCGACCCCGGCCGTCGCCTCGGCGAACGCGACTACTCGGCGACGCTCGAGCGCGCGGACCTCGTCTTCCTCAACGACCGCGAGGCGACGACCGCGCTCGACCAGTGGGACGCGGGACCCGACGGGACGACGACGGTCGTGCTGAAACACGGGGCGCGTGGCGGCGAGGTCCGCCGTGGCGACGACGTCAGTAGCGACGACCAAAACCGCCGCGGCGACGACGCGGTCGTCTCCCACCCCGGTTTCGCCGTCGACCCGGTGGACACGACCGGCGCGGGCGACGCCTTCGCCGCGGGCTTTCTCGCCAGTCGGCTCCGCGGCGACGACGATTCGACGGCACTCGCCGTCGCCAACGCCTGTGGGGCACTCGCCGCCCGCGCCGCCGGTGCGCGGACGGCCATCTCGTGGAACGCGGTTGCGGACCTCGTCGACGGCTGA
- a CDS encoding DUF63 family protein → MQILPEGFALPPLPYLLVLAVAGVGVVAGVRARRPAVTGRHVLGLAPWMVLGSVLHVLHVVGALPALLDPLAGTPSVYISVGILVGAVWLAGDAAVDEETVPTVLAATGTLVLLPALAAALGVGLDRGSLAVTWPGLALVGAAVLAAAGWVVLVRVRPGARVTGAVGVLALFGHVLDGVSTAVGLELLGFSERTPLSRIIIEFGQALPTAPYVGGTWLFVLVKLFVAAFVVVLMADYVREEPGEGYLLLGLVAAVGLGPGAHNLVLFSIA, encoded by the coding sequence ATGCAAATCCTCCCGGAGGGGTTCGCGCTGCCGCCGCTGCCCTACCTGCTCGTCCTCGCCGTCGCCGGGGTCGGTGTCGTCGCGGGCGTCCGTGCCCGCCGACCCGCCGTGACCGGTCGGCACGTCCTCGGGCTCGCGCCGTGGATGGTTCTCGGCTCGGTCCTGCACGTCCTGCACGTCGTCGGCGCGTTACCGGCTCTCTTGGACCCGCTCGCGGGCACGCCGAGCGTCTACATCTCCGTGGGTATCCTCGTCGGCGCGGTCTGGCTGGCGGGCGACGCCGCCGTCGACGAGGAGACGGTGCCTACCGTCCTCGCCGCGACGGGGACACTCGTCCTCCTCCCGGCACTTGCTGCCGCGCTCGGCGTCGGTCTCGACCGCGGCTCCTTGGCCGTGACGTGGCCCGGACTCGCACTCGTCGGGGCGGCCGTTCTCGCCGCAGCCGGCTGGGTGGTGCTCGTCCGGGTCCGACCCGGGGCACGGGTCACCGGCGCGGTCGGCGTCCTCGCGCTCTTCGGCCACGTCCTCGACGGCGTGTCGACCGCCGTCGGTCTCGAACTGCTGGGCTTCAGCGAGCGGACGCCGCTCTCGCGAATCATCATCGAATTCGGGCAGGCACTGCCGACCGCGCCATACGTCGGCGGGACGTGGCTGTTCGTCCTGGTAAAACTGTTCGTCGCCGCGTTCGTCGTGGTCCTCATGGCCGACTACGTCCGCGAGGAGCCGGGCGAGGGCTATCTCCTCTTGGGACTCGTCGCCGCCGTCGGTCTCGGTCCCGGCGCGCACAACCTCGTGCTCTTCTCCATCGCCTGA
- the deoC gene encoding deoxyribose-phosphate aldolase, which produces MNKSDFAASIDHTVLGPETTFADVTEVLDEADEYGMNACIPPCYVAEAAEYAPDVTLATVIGFPHGQNTPETKREESVDAWNEGADELDVVINIGRLKAGDDDAVAAELAEIVAAVPVPVKVIIETALLTDDEKHRACAAAEEADAAMVKTSTGFADGGATIEDVELMAEYLPVKASGGVGSYEEAMAMFDVGAVRIGASSGVEIVDGFPEE; this is translated from the coding sequence ATGAACAAGAGCGACTTCGCCGCCAGCATCGACCACACCGTCCTCGGGCCGGAGACGACCTTCGCCGACGTCACGGAGGTCCTCGACGAGGCCGACGAGTACGGGATGAACGCTTGCATCCCGCCGTGCTACGTCGCTGAAGCCGCGGAGTACGCCCCGGACGTCACACTCGCGACGGTCATCGGCTTCCCGCACGGGCAGAACACACCCGAGACGAAGCGCGAGGAGTCCGTCGACGCCTGGAACGAGGGGGCCGACGAACTCGACGTCGTCATCAACATCGGCCGACTGAAAGCCGGTGACGACGACGCCGTCGCCGCGGAACTGGCCGAAATCGTCGCGGCCGTCCCCGTCCCGGTGAAGGTCATCATCGAGACGGCCCTCTTGACCGACGACGAGAAGCACCGCGCCTGCGCCGCCGCCGAGGAAGCCGACGCCGCGATGGTCAAGACCTCGACGGGGTTCGCCGACGGCGGCGCGACGATCGAAGACGTCGAGCTGATGGCCGAGTATCTGCCCGTGAAGGCCAGCGGCGGCGTCGGCAGCTACGAGGAGGCGATGGCGATGTTCGACGTCGGCGCGGTCCGCATCGGCGCGTCGAGCGGCGTCGAGATCGTCGACGGGTTCCCCGAGGAGTAG
- a CDS encoding outer membrane protein assembly factor BamB family protein produces the protein MPSRRQFLAGLATGGTGGIAGCLGSDSDDAADAAGDATDWPTFGHDTRNTNYNPQGSAPTASPTERWRVESFQISAQPVLADGTVYAPVGADVLAIDAESGDVKWSADPDNRGAIYWAPPTVHEGVVYLGDGDERLRAFDAETGEVLWQRTFGGEPFEGIYSTPTVTIRGLTVGTAGGTVYTLDPETGEAVWKTSVFGRIESTLASDPPLIYAVTSGGDVYTFGTGGRGYWQTGLPNTASGTPAVVDGRAYVGCDDGKLYAIDSDGTIAWSTAVGGFARGGVAVADGRVFAADGIGLTAVDAEGGRRLWRSRADVNGSATPVVVGDTVYVAGDKLYGFAVDGGIGVDLLRVGERRFGEPFDGGVGHVAAGDGLLVAGVSENQDDHYVVGFE, from the coding sequence ATGCCCTCCAGACGCCAGTTTCTCGCCGGTCTCGCCACTGGCGGGACCGGCGGCATCGCGGGCTGTCTCGGCTCCGACTCCGACGATGCTGCCGACGCCGCGGGTGACGCGACCGACTGGCCAACCTTCGGCCACGACACTCGGAACACGAACTACAACCCGCAGGGGTCGGCACCGACCGCGTCGCCGACGGAACGCTGGCGCGTCGAGAGCTTCCAAATCTCCGCCCAACCGGTCCTTGCCGACGGCACCGTCTACGCGCCGGTCGGCGCGGACGTCCTGGCCATCGACGCCGAGTCGGGCGACGTGAAGTGGTCTGCGGACCCCGACAACCGCGGCGCGATCTACTGGGCACCGCCGACCGTCCACGAGGGCGTGGTCTACCTCGGCGACGGCGACGAACGGCTCCGCGCCTTCGACGCCGAGACGGGCGAGGTGCTGTGGCAGCGGACCTTCGGCGGCGAGCCGTTCGAGGGAATCTACAGCACCCCGACGGTGACGATTCGTGGCCTGACCGTCGGGACCGCTGGCGGGACGGTCTACACGCTCGACCCCGAGACGGGAGAGGCAGTGTGGAAAACGTCGGTCTTCGGCCGTATCGAGTCGACGCTTGCCTCCGACCCGCCGCTCATCTACGCGGTCACGAGCGGGGGCGACGTCTACACGTTCGGGACCGGTGGTCGGGGGTACTGGCAGACCGGCCTGCCGAACACCGCCAGTGGGACCCCCGCCGTCGTCGACGGCCGCGCCTACGTCGGCTGTGACGACGGAAAGCTCTACGCCATCGATTCGGACGGAACAATCGCGTGGTCGACGGCAGTCGGCGGCTTCGCCCGCGGTGGTGTCGCCGTCGCCGACGGCCGGGTGTTCGCGGCCGACGGCATCGGCCTGACCGCCGTCGACGCCGAGGGCGGCCGACGGCTCTGGCGGAGTCGAGCGGACGTGAACGGCTCGGCGACACCCGTCGTCGTCGGCGACACGGTCTACGTCGCTGGCGACAAACTCTACGGCTTCGCCGTCGACGGCGGAATCGGCGTCGACCTCCTCCGCGTCGGTGAGCGACGCTTCGGCGAGCCGTTCGATGGCGGCGTCGGCCACGTCGCCGCGGGCGACGGACTCCTCGTCGCGGGCGTCAGCGAAAATCAGGACGACCACTACGTCGTCGGCTTCGAGTGA
- a CDS encoding outer membrane protein assembly factor BamB family protein: MPSRRQVLATVGTLSAGSVAGCLGDDETDAQSDDDDGTTDWPMANFDQMGQSYNRHADGPTGQPTERWNAEVNWLGGRPVVADGTVYASSVGHLTAFDVDSGDELWRVGALGDDDRPQYTAPAVDGDTVYVGVDSSAGLLALDAETGEERWRYSFEGERAGMDVPPVPGYVSDDGWSSLVVSDGRGTVHLLDLDEREPRWTFEVYGRVSRVATRGGVVYVGTHGGEVYSLYDGVGGWRRKLPGKITALAALGTSGEVVASTFGGGVFRLRDNAHAGRTRWHAERGPVAHGAFVVAGGRVVGTDLSTADVLNERSGETEWSVDGTYGVPPAAASDTLYLGGDTGITAYALDGGVGVDSLRFGGKRWHYPFEGHVAAGVTVAGDALFAVDDGGQGSPSRLRVLE; this comes from the coding sequence ATGCCCTCCAGACGACAGGTCCTCGCGACCGTCGGCACGCTCTCGGCCGGAAGCGTCGCCGGCTGTCTCGGTGACGACGAGACGGATGCGCAGTCCGACGACGACGACGGCACGACCGACTGGCCGATGGCGAACTTCGATCAGATGGGACAGAGTTACAATCGGCACGCCGACGGTCCCACGGGGCAGCCGACAGAGCGGTGGAACGCCGAGGTCAACTGGCTCGGTGGCAGGCCCGTCGTCGCCGACGGGACCGTCTACGCGTCCTCCGTGGGCCATCTCACCGCCTTCGACGTCGACAGCGGAGACGAACTGTGGCGCGTCGGCGCGCTCGGAGACGACGACAGACCGCAGTACACCGCACCGGCCGTCGACGGCGACACGGTCTACGTCGGCGTCGACAGCAGTGCCGGGCTGCTCGCGCTCGACGCCGAGACGGGCGAGGAACGGTGGCGGTACAGTTTCGAGGGCGAGCGAGCCGGGATGGACGTCCCACCGGTTCCCGGCTACGTCAGCGACGACGGCTGGTCGTCGCTCGTCGTCAGCGACGGTCGCGGGACGGTTCACCTCCTCGACCTCGACGAGCGCGAGCCACGCTGGACGTTCGAGGTCTACGGTCGGGTGTCGCGCGTCGCGACACGTGGCGGCGTCGTCTACGTCGGCACCCACGGCGGCGAGGTCTACTCGCTCTACGACGGTGTTGGGGGGTGGCGACGGAAGCTCCCCGGGAAGATTACCGCGCTCGCCGCGCTCGGGACCTCCGGCGAGGTCGTCGCCAGCACGTTCGGTGGCGGCGTGTTCCGTCTCCGCGACAACGCCCACGCGGGCCGAACGCGATGGCACGCCGAGCGAGGTCCCGTCGCGCACGGAGCGTTCGTCGTCGCCGGTGGCAGGGTCGTCGGCACCGACCTCTCGACCGCCGACGTCCTGAACGAACGGAGCGGCGAGACGGAGTGGTCCGTCGATGGCACCTACGGCGTCCCGCCCGCGGCCGCCAGCGACACGCTCTATCTCGGTGGCGACACGGGAATCACGGCCTACGCCCTCGACGGCGGTGTCGGCGTCGACAGTCTTCGGTTCGGTGGGAAACGCTGGCACTACCCCTTCGAGGGACACGTCGCCGCCGGGGTCACCGTCGCGGGCGACGCGCTGTTCGCCGTCGACGACGGTGGGCAGGGCAGTCCGAGTCGGCTCCGCGTGTTGGAGTAG
- a CDS encoding tRNA (N(6)-L-threonylcarbamoyladenosine(37)-C(2))-methylthiotransferase, whose protein sequence is MARYHIETYGCTSNRGESRHIEQALRDGGHHPADGPEDADVAILNTCTVVEKTERNMLTRAKELEAETADLIITGCMALAQGDEFREAGVDADVLHWDEVPQAAMNGECPTVTPDTDPVLDGTVGILPIARGCMSNCSYCITKFATGRIDSPPVEDNVRKARALVHAGAKEIRITGQDTGVYGWDTGDRKLPELLDRICDIEGDFRVRVGMANPGGIHGIQEELVDVFARNDKLYNFIHLPVQSGSDDVLEDMRRQHRVDKFVDIVETFDERLDYWTLSTDFIVGFPTETDEDHAMSMALMKEVRPEKINVTRFSKRPGTDAADMKGLGGTLKKERSKEMSSAKMDIVADAYEQMVGSVQEVLVVEEGTGDSVKCRDSAYRQIIVQNASEHGLEPGDFAEVEVTSHQTVYAFATPV, encoded by the coding sequence ATGGCCCGATACCACATCGAGACCTACGGCTGTACGTCGAACCGGGGTGAGAGCCGTCACATCGAGCAGGCCCTCCGCGACGGCGGTCACCATCCCGCCGACGGGCCGGAGGACGCCGACGTGGCCATCCTCAACACCTGCACGGTCGTCGAGAAGACCGAGCGGAACATGCTGACCCGCGCGAAGGAGTTGGAGGCGGAGACGGCGGACCTCATCATCACCGGCTGCATGGCACTGGCACAGGGCGACGAGTTCCGCGAGGCTGGCGTCGACGCCGACGTCCTCCACTGGGACGAAGTGCCCCAGGCGGCGATGAACGGCGAATGTCCGACGGTCACGCCCGACACCGACCCCGTGCTCGACGGCACTGTCGGCATCCTCCCCATCGCCCGCGGCTGTATGTCGAACTGCTCGTACTGCATCACCAAGTTCGCGACCGGCCGCATCGACTCGCCGCCCGTCGAGGACAACGTCCGGAAGGCCCGCGCGCTCGTCCACGCCGGCGCGAAGGAGATCCGGATCACGGGACAGGACACCGGTGTCTACGGCTGGGACACAGGTGATAGAAAACTGCCCGAGCTGCTGGACCGCATCTGCGACATCGAGGGCGACTTCCGTGTTCGCGTCGGCATGGCCAACCCCGGCGGCATCCACGGGATTCAGGAGGAACTGGTCGACGTCTTCGCCCGCAACGACAAGCTCTACAACTTCATCCATCTCCCAGTACAGTCCGGCAGCGACGACGTCCTCGAAGATATGCGTCGCCAACACCGCGTCGACAAGTTCGTCGACATCGTCGAGACCTTCGACGAGCGACTGGACTACTGGACCCTCTCGACGGACTTCATCGTCGGCTTCCCCACCGAGACGGACGAGGACCACGCCATGTCGATGGCACTCATGAAGGAGGTCCGCCCCGAGAAGATCAACGTCACGCGCTTCTCGAAGCGACCCGGCACCGACGCCGCCGACATGAAGGGGCTCGGTGGCACGCTCAAGAAAGAGCGCTCGAAGGAGATGAGTTCAGCCAAGATGGACATCGTCGCCGACGCCTACGAGCAGATGGTCGGCAGTGTCCAGGAGGTGCTCGTCGTCGAGGAGGGCACCGGCGACTCCGTGAAATGTCGCGACAGCGCGTACCGCCAGATCATCGTCCAGAACGCGAGCGAGCACGGTCTCGAACCCGGCGACTTCGCCGAGGTCGAGGTCACGAGCCACCAGACTGTCTACGCCTTCGCGACGCCGGTCTGA
- a CDS encoding CBS domain-containing protein has translation MDIFVGRLMSSPVQTVSRDTPIQAAADLMLQHGIGSVVVVDEVGHLEGILTATDFVTLAADGQPAEDTEVYEYMTTDVVTTTANDTITDVADVMLSRGFHHVPVVDETEGVVGIITTTDFTAYLSESAVSDE, from the coding sequence ATGGACATTTTCGTCGGTCGTCTCATGTCGTCTCCCGTTCAGACCGTCTCCCGCGACACACCCATCCAAGCGGCTGCGGATCTGATGTTGCAACACGGTATCGGCTCCGTCGTCGTCGTCGACGAGGTCGGCCATCTCGAAGGGATTCTCACGGCGACGGACTTCGTCACCCTCGCCGCCGACGGCCAGCCGGCCGAAGACACCGAGGTCTACGAGTATATGACGACCGACGTGGTGACGACCACCGCCAACGACACCATCACCGACGTCGCCGACGTCATGCTCTCTCGCGGCTTCCACCACGTCCCGGTCGTCGACGAGACCGAGGGCGTCGTCGGCATCATCACGACGACCGACTTCACCGCCTACCTCTCGGAGTCGGCCGTCAGCGACGAGTAG
- a CDS encoding cation diffusion facilitator family transporter, whose product MDRKRAVRRVGLVVLAINALLVGIKAAAWLATGSLAVQSEAVNSLADTLYSLVIVAGLYLTTQPPDFEHPHGHERIEPFVSLFIALGIFAAGFAVLWQSATTVLAGSYGGGGSPLAAGVLVFGGVSKYLLYRYCLSVGEDQHSPALVATAVDNRNDILTATAALVGVVGAALGFPVLDPLAAGVVSLGILYTGVEIVRDNVNYLVGAAPPEELRAEILRRALDHPDVKGAHDVIAHYVGPEIDVSLHIEVEGNHTLFEAHRIESDIVQSISELDAVDDVFVHVDPKELGEWKEDEETDRLVGLLAEEAAGKWRAADPDEE is encoded by the coding sequence ATGGACCGAAAGCGGGCGGTTCGGCGGGTGGGTCTCGTCGTCCTCGCGATCAACGCTCTCCTCGTCGGCATCAAGGCGGCCGCGTGGCTCGCGACGGGGAGCCTCGCCGTCCAGTCGGAGGCCGTCAACAGCCTCGCCGACACGCTCTACAGCCTCGTCATCGTCGCCGGGCTGTATCTCACCACCCAGCCGCCGGACTTCGAACATCCGCACGGCCACGAACGTATCGAGCCGTTCGTCTCGCTTTTCATCGCGCTCGGTATCTTCGCGGCCGGTTTCGCGGTGCTCTGGCAGTCGGCGACGACCGTCCTCGCCGGTTCCTACGGCGGTGGTGGCAGCCCGCTCGCCGCCGGCGTGCTCGTCTTCGGTGGGGTGTCGAAGTATCTCCTGTACCGGTACTGCCTCAGCGTCGGCGAGGACCAACACTCGCCCGCGCTCGTCGCGACGGCCGTCGACAACCGCAACGACATTCTGACCGCGACCGCCGCGCTCGTCGGCGTCGTCGGCGCGGCACTCGGCTTCCCCGTCCTCGACCCGCTGGCTGCGGGCGTCGTCTCCCTCGGCATCCTCTACACCGGTGTCGAGATCGTCCGCGACAACGTCAACTATCTCGTCGGCGCGGCCCCGCCCGAAGAACTCCGCGCGGAGATTCTCCGGCGCGCGCTCGACCATCCCGACGTCAAGGGAGCCCACGACGTCATCGCCCACTACGTCGGCCCCGAGATCGACGTCAGCCTCCACATCGAGGTCGAGGGCAACCATACCCTGTTCGAGGCCCACCGCATCGAGTCCGACATCGTCCAGTCTATCTCCGAACTCGACGCCGTCGACGACGTGTTCGTCCACGTCGACCCGAAGGAACTCGGCGAGTGGAAGGAGGACGAAGAGACCGACCGGCTGGTCGGCCTGCTCGCGGAGGAGGCAGCCGGCAAGTGGCGCGCGGCCGACCCCGACGAGGAGTGA
- a CDS encoding HIT family protein, which translates to MEQIFAPWRIEWIERDDAGDIDGCPFCVLPERDDDRESRIVARSEHSFVLLNNYPYNPGHAMVIPNRHTGDFGDLSDAELLDHAKLKRRTLDALDAALGPAGCNAGENLGGDAAGGSIGDHLHTHVVPRWDGDTNFMPVISDTKVIVEALEDTYDRLHEAFAEQAGATVSDETGAVVLDLDA; encoded by the coding sequence ATGGAGCAGATTTTCGCCCCGTGGCGAATCGAGTGGATCGAGCGCGACGACGCGGGCGACATCGACGGCTGTCCGTTCTGCGTCCTCCCCGAGCGCGACGACGACCGGGAGTCCCGCATCGTCGCCCGCAGCGAACACAGCTTCGTCCTGCTCAACAACTATCCGTACAATCCGGGCCACGCGATGGTCATCCCGAACCGCCACACCGGCGACTTCGGCGACCTCTCGGATGCGGAACTCCTCGACCACGCGAAGCTCAAGCGGCGGACGCTCGACGCGCTTGACGCCGCGCTCGGTCCCGCTGGCTGCAACGCGGGCGAGAATCTCGGGGGCGACGCCGCGGGCGGCTCCATCGGCGACCATCTCCACACCCACGTCGTCCCGCGGTGGGACGGCGACACCAACTTCATGCCCGTCATTTCGGACACGAAGGTCATCGTCGAGGCACTGGAGGACACCTACGACCGGCTCCACGAGGCGTTCGCCGAGCAAGCGGGCGCGACCGTTTCCGACGAGACGGGCGCGGTCGTCCTCGACCTCGACGCCTGA
- a CDS encoding DUF7835 family putative zinc beta-ribbon protein, which yields MATQPSDLDGVTELCADCDNETLHEVRVELRTESSKEENAEFSREPYRVTTCQECEREDIQRMNNA from the coding sequence ATGGCAACGCAACCATCCGACCTCGACGGAGTGACAGAACTGTGTGCGGACTGTGACAACGAGACGCTACACGAGGTAAGGGTGGAACTCCGGACGGAGAGTTCCAAAGAAGAGAACGCCGAGTTCTCGCGTGAGCCGTACCGCGTGACGACCTGTCAGGAGTGCGAACGCGAGGACATCCAGCGGATGAACAACGCCTGA
- the map gene encoding type II methionyl aminopeptidase: MSIGPLDDETVDKHREAGEVLRTVMDEAAEMVEPGVTHLEVAEYAESRIEELADGCAFPANISINEEASHATPSADDETVFTEDDMVCLDLGVHVDGYIADAATTIDFTGNDELVEASEQALEAALDVVEAGVDTGVVGAEIEDVIRGYGYTPVLNLSGHGVQRYDAHTGPNIPNRGVDRGVELQVGDVVAIEPFATDGRGKVTEGADEEIYELQAERSVRNRQARQVLDQITSEFDNLPFAGRWVDSPRANMALRRLKQADVIRGYPVLKEEDGRLISQAEHTVIVTEDGCEITTE; the protein is encoded by the coding sequence ATGAGCATCGGACCACTCGACGACGAGACGGTCGACAAGCACCGCGAGGCAGGCGAGGTCCTCCGCACCGTGATGGACGAGGCCGCCGAGATGGTCGAACCCGGCGTCACTCACCTCGAAGTGGCCGAGTACGCCGAGTCCCGCATCGAGGAGTTGGCCGACGGCTGTGCCTTCCCCGCCAACATCTCCATCAACGAGGAGGCCTCCCACGCCACGCCCAGTGCCGACGACGAGACGGTGTTCACCGAAGACGACATGGTCTGTCTCGACCTCGGCGTCCACGTCGACGGCTACATCGCCGACGCGGCGACGACCATCGACTTCACCGGCAACGACGAACTCGTCGAGGCGTCCGAACAGGCCCTGGAGGCCGCGCTAGACGTCGTCGAAGCGGGCGTCGATACCGGTGTCGTCGGTGCGGAGATCGAGGACGTCATCCGCGGCTACGGCTACACGCCCGTCCTCAACCTCTCGGGACACGGCGTCCAGCGGTACGACGCCCACACCGGACCGAACATCCCGAACCGCGGCGTCGACCGCGGCGTCGAACTCCAAGTCGGCGACGTCGTCGCCATCGAACCGTTCGCGACCGACGGCCGTGGCAAGGTGACAGAGGGTGCCGACGAGGAGATCTACGAACTGCAAGCCGAGCGGTCGGTCCGGAACCGGCAGGCCCGGCAGGTGCTCGACCAGATCACCTCCGAGTTCGACAACCTCCCCTTCGCGGGCCGGTGGGTCGACTCCCCGCGCGCCAACATGGCACTGCGGCGGCTGAAGCAGGCCGATGTCATCCGCGGCTATCCGGTCCTGAAAGAGGAAGACGGTCGGCTCATCAGCCAGGCCGAACACACCGTCATCGTCACCGAAGACGGCTGTGAGATCACGACCGAGTAG